Within the Candidatus Saccharibacteria bacterium oral taxon 488 genome, the region CTCCTGAGGTTCGGCTACTCTATCGCTGTTTCGTATATTTTCAAGCTCTTTGCGCGCACTACCTGATATCGAGGTATTGATACGTTTATTGTCAAGCACTGAGGCTGCCCTCTCGGCGGAGACACCGACCATTTTCTGGCCGCCCTTGGTGAATTCAGTTTCACCAGCGACCTTAATTGCACTGGATGTCTGTCGTGCCAATTTTTCATCACTTAATCCGCTGACTCCCTTGGCGGTCAGTTCGGCCATTTGTTGCTGGCTAAAGCTGACCGAGGTTGCCCCGTTCTGTTCCATTTGGTCAATGGCCGTTCTACCCATTTCAAACAGGCCGGCATGGTCATCTTTCATTCTGGTGAGGGTTTCCGCCATGCGGCGGTTGCTGATAGTTCCACCACCCTGGAGATACTCGTACATTTGTTCGGCACCGTGCTTACCAGTTGACTCTAATTTTTTAAAGGCAATGTGTTTAAGTATCTCATTGTCTCCGGCGCCCTTCAGTGCAGCGGCTGCATCGCCGTTGTACCGATAATCAAGCATACGCTCTGCTGTCTTGCGCTCTTCGTCGTCCACGGCATCTTGACCCTCGGCAGCACTGCGAATACCATAATCTCCTCCGAGGAAGCGGTTATTTGCTAAAGCGCTCTCGTTAAATCTTTTGCTGAGCCGAGACTTTCGATTTCTCCAGAGTCTATCTAGGGCTCCGGTGCCCTCCCATGCTCCGGCCCGCATGAGGGCCTTGCGGCGCTGCTGTCGCTGCTTGCGAAACTTTTGCATCTCGCCAAGCCGTGAGTTATCGTATGCACCTTTTGCCCAGTTTTTGGCGCTGCCACCGAGGCCACCGAGGCGACCACCGGCGTTGTTGATGTGCTGGCCGATCGCCCCAGCGACATCAATGGCTTTTTTGAGAACGCTCCACACGGCGATGAGCGGCAGAACTTTGATCAGCTCACCAACGATTTGCATGACCGTATTATCAGCATCTGTAGCTCCCGCTTTAACAATTGATCCCGCCAAGATACCACCACCGAATAGCAACCCAACGATTGGAAAGACCATGAGTAGCCCCACAAAGGTTGAGCGCCATTTACTAAAGAATTTTTCGGTGTTTGGTAGCAAGAAGGCAACAAAAGCCAGCGGTGAGATAACGATAAGGATGACGATGAGAGCCTTGCGGGCGATCAACAGGGCGGCGATAGTCACCATTACGACCAGTCCGGAAACAAGTGCTCCGATTAGAACCGCAAGAGCGAGAACTGCGGCCGTAGCCCCAGCGAGGACGGTTAATGCTATGCCTCCCCAGGTTTCGCCTCCTTGTCCTGACTTTAGGACACTATTAGCAGCACTAATACCGTCACCGATACCACCCAGACCTGCTCGTAGGCCGTAGCCAAGGATATTAGATAAGTCAACGGCAATTTGACAGATGTAAATTGATAAGTTCACCAAGATTGCGGCGATGATGAGCCGTGGCAGCATCTTTTTGATGCCGTAGTTTGAGATGCCAAAGCCAGTGAGCTGTGAGATGATGATTGCTAAGAACATAATGATAAACGCACCATTGGCAATGTTGCGCATGATCCCCCAGGCTGCCTGTACCTCACCTCCAGAAGCAAGGCCCGGCTCAATCTTTAGGAAGTTGTCGGCGATCATGGCGAAAGCCGCGTCTGCTATACGTGCCATAAAATTAATCACCGGGCAGACGAGCCAGCCGAGTTCCTTAACGGCGCAGTCGGGTCTGTCGTCATTACCATTATCGCTTTGACCGGATGGGGTGTCGGCGGTTATATTAGAGAGAGAGCTTTTTATGTCGTCTTCAGAATACCCTGATTGTTTTTTCAGACAATCAACATATTCACTAGAGTTTGCCACGTTGCCATTCGACGGCATCTTATCCTTACAAGCGTTCATCCAGCTGTCAACTTGTTGTTTACATATTTGCTCCGCTGGCCCTCCGACGCCTCCGCCGTTTTTCTCGATACATTTTTTTAGGAGAGCGTCATAAACGGCCTTGCGGGTATTATCGGCGGCTTCGGTTTTTGCTGATTTTGCGGCTGCTTCAGCGTTGTCTGATGCCCACTGTGCAATCTCCGCACATGACATCTCTGTTTTTGCACCACCAGAAGGACCATAAGGCGAGTCAGCTCCATGAAACATACGAACCCTTTTACCTGCATCCGGGAGATAAAAATATCCATAAGCTGCCGTACTGTCAGTTAAAGCAACCGCTGTTTTTTTATTGCGCTGATCGGCCTTTATGTCATTACTTGCGGCGTCATCCCCGCTATCATATCCTCGCCACTCGGCCTTACAACCAGCGTTTTGGGCCGACAAGAGTGCCGCCATCGCCGTGGAATAATTAACCAATGCCGAGTCGAACTTTAGGCTTTTACCAGCCTTTTTTTCAAGAACCTGAATTGCGTACGCGCCCCTGTCCCTTGGTATATTCCACCTACCACCGCTGTACTCACCCTTGGTAATATTGCTAATACAGTCAAGGCCGGCGTTATCTCGCCACTCACCCTTTAGCGCGCAGAACATGTCGGTAAAAGAACTGTAGCCAAATGTGTCTCGTGTGGCGGACACTAGTTCTTTACAGCTAAACTGCCCATCGTCACCGTCGGCAACTGGACCGACGGTAGTAATAGTGGTGAAGCTGCCGCCCCAATCACCGCTGGCAATTCTTGCTGGGGTGAGTCCACTATCAAATCCTTGACGATGACTAATACAGTTGCTCATAGCCAACGCGAGAGAGCGCTGTTTGACTTGAGTGAGGTATGGTGAATAATCAAGGCGCGCCCGAGCTGCACTAGCGGTCGGCGACAGCGCAAAAAACGTCATGAGCATCGGAACGACTAATAGTGCGGCAAGTCCGATTAGAATGGGGCGAATACGTTTATGCGGGGTTTTCTTTTGCGCAAGCATTATGTGTAGTATAGTATCATGCTTATGCTATAATTTCAAAAGAGAAGCCCCGAATGACCTCTCTTTTGAAATGTTATTTATTGTGGTGATGCGGCCATGTCTCTTAATCAATCAAGAGTAGACTTAAGATCGCTAACCTCGTTATCAACGATTCGCCACAATCCATTGTCTATTACAACCCTCCAGGCCATACCAAGAATTGTGCCGGTGGTTTCTGCTTCGGTAAAAATCTGGAGCCCTTCTGTTGGTAGTGCTTCGCCAGTCTTTGTATCCACAACGGGTTTGGCACTACAAAACCTTGGCTTAAGAATCGGAAACATATTTGAGCCGGGCACTTTATGTTTGTAGCCCAATTTTTCTTTCTCGTCTTTAGCCGCTAGAAGCGTCGCTATGGCCTTTTTGCCGTCGTACTCTGGGCCTGGTATCTTTCCATTGCGCAACATATCGTTCAGGACGGATATTCTTAACTCGGGATTGCCATAGATTGCCGCGGATGCTACATATCTTGCAAAGTTAGGGTCCCACGGGCCAACATCAAAAGCCGCGACCACAGGAAGAAATAGCTTGCCCGCGACTTCTTCGGGGGAATCTGTTGGTGATGCGGGTTTTCCGTAAAATTCACCAGGTTTAATCCCCGTTGATGGATTATATAAACTATTGTTTGGGTTATGTATGATTCCCCACGCCTCTGCAAGAAGAAGTTCTTCCCTACACGGTGACAAGCGCCCTTCGTTCGTAAGTCCAGCAAACTCTTTGGGGGTCATGTTTGCATACTTTTCTCTAACCTGCTTATATCTTTTTTCAGCCAAGTCTTTTGGATCAATAGTCTCAGACGGTGATGGTGAGGCGGATGGTGACTCTGATGGTGAGGCGCTCTGTGTAGAGTAATCTGGGGGAACGGCTATTCGATCTCCTTTACCACAACCGGCAAGCAGCATAGCTGCTCCAGCTGCTCCGCCAACCAGTCCGGCCAACACTCCGCGACGAGATAAGTCTTTTGTTTCTAATGAACTACTTGGGTCATAGCTTTCACATGAACGTGCCATAACGCTTGGAGTCCTTTCTCTGGCCGGTGGCCAGTCATAGAGTAGTTTTAATCCACCTCAGAGTAGATAAGTTAAACTCTGAATAGTATCATTGTAACACATTCTGTAAATTTAGCAATACCCTAACGGCAATAAAGTAAATAAAAACAGCCCTTGCTCTACAAAGATGGGCTGCTCGGGTAGTAACATTCTCATTCTGGCGCGCCCGACCGGATTCGAACCGGCGATCTCCTCCGTGACAGGGAGGCGTGATAGGCCAACTTCACTACGGGCGCATAACTTTCCGTATGATAGCAAACTTTTATGGCTTTTTCAAGAAATCGTTTGCATTTTTCCTGCCACTATTTTACAATTTAGGGTAAGAGATCCGTTATGACAAAAAGAAATATTTTCATCACCGCTATCTTTCTCGCAACCATTATCTGCGGCGTCGTGCTGTCTGGTATGCCTGCGTTCGCTGATACTGAATGCGGCGGCGCAAAGACCTCGATCATTAATTGTAGCGGTGCGACTGGTGATGCTGCTATTCTCGGTATCATCAAAATGGTTATCCAGATCATGACTGCTGGTATCGGTATCTTGGCGGTCGGTACGGTGATATATGGCGGTATTCTCTACTCTGCGTCTGGCGGTAGCCCAGACAATATCAAAAAGGCCAAAGAGCTCTGGGTCAACACCGCCATCGGCCTCATCATATTCGCGTTTTTTGTGGCTATCACTAACTTCCTGATCCCGGGAGGGGTGTTCTGATGAAGCATATTGTGATCGCGCTGGGGCTGATGATCGCAGGGTCGCTGATGTTGTCGGTGGTTCAGGCAACGCCGGCCAGCGCGGCCTGTGGCGGCAACATCTTGACGCTCAAGCCGTGGTACGACGGGCTGACCAAGTCGGATTGTAATCTCAAGGCGATCGTCGACAATAACGATAAGCGCGCCCAAAACGACCCGGGTAATTACGCCACGCTCAACGGCTTTATCTGGCGGGCGATATTGAATGTTGTCGAGGATCTGTTGCAGCTGGCGGGCTTTGTGACGGTCGGCTTTGTGATATACGGCGGCTTTTTGTACTTGACGAGCAATGGCGAGCCGGGACAGATGGCCAATGGCATGAAGACGGTGATTAATGCGGCGATCGGCCTAGTGATTGCTATTGCCTCGGTGGCGCTGGTGAATGTCGTGGCTGACGGATTGGGGTTGCCGCGATCATGATGCGATTCGTAGCCGGTGTATTGGGGTCGCCAGATTCGCTGGGCATTCCGACGAACAGTGCTTCAGCGGATGCACTGGGTAACATTCTCAATACGGTGTATTTCTTTGCCGGGGCGATCGCGATTTTGATGTTGGTGCTGGCCGGTATCAATTACGCCAATTCGGGCGGCGACACTAACAAGCTTACCAAGGCGAAAAATACCATCCTCGGTACCGTTATCGGCATCATTATCATCCTCTCCGCATTTCTCATAACTAACTTTGTCATTAGTGGCATGAAAGGATCGGCAATATGAAAAAACTCGTAGTCATTATCGGTGTGATAGCGGCGCTCGTTGCCCCACTAGTGGTGGCATCAAGTGTATCCGCCCAGAGCGTCGACATTTACGGCGCCTGCTCGGGCTCCAGTGGTGAAGTCTGTAAAAACCGTGGCGCAACGGTGCAGCCACTGTTCAAGAACCTCATCAATGCTATCTTGCTCATCCTCGGTGCCATCTCTGTCATCATGATCATCATCGGTGGCTTTCAGTATGTAACCTCGGCCGGCGACTCTAACAAGGTCAAAACCGCCAAATCGACCATTATGTACGCGGTGATCGGTGTCGCCGTCGCGCTTCTATCGTATGCTATCGTTGACTTTGTGTTTGGCAAAATATAAGAAAAAAGGAGAAATGTATGAAACGATATAGAAAAACCCTCGTAGCCGCCGTTTTGTCAGTAGCGGTTGCTGCCGTGGCCGTCGTAATGCCGATCACCCTGCCGTCCGCATCGGCCCAGTTTCAGAGCGGTTTGGATGCAGCTCGAACACAGGAGATGAGCACGAAACCTATCGGTACCACCATTGGCGAGGTGGTTAATATCTTTCTTTACTTTGTCGGTGCGGTGGCGGTTATCGTTGTGATCTGGGGCGGTTTTCAGTACATTACCTCGTCAGGCGATAGCCAGAAAGCGACCACTGCCAAAAACACCATCATGTACGCGGTGATCGGTATCGTTGTGGTGGTCATGTCGTATGCTATTGTTAACTGGGTCTTTGGCTTGTTTAAGTAGCTAAATGATGATAGAATAACAGCTGAAACTATATTAACTGGTAAACAAGGAATCAAGAATGAACAAATTAAAACTCATCGTTGTTGGTATTGTGGCTACGCTAGCGTTGGCGTTCGCGACAGTACCAGTGGCCCAGGCACAATACAACCTGGACAAGGGCATCAGCGACTCAAAGGGTGATCGGGTTGCCGAGAAGGTTGACGATCCACAGCAACTAGTCAAGGGTATTGTCAACGGTATTCTCTACTTCGTCGGTATCTTGTCGGTGATTATGCTCATCTGGGGTGGTATTCTTTACACGACATCATCTGGTGACTCGAATAAGGTGACTACTGCTAAAAATACCATCATGTACGCGGTGATTGGTCTGGTGGTGGCGATCTTTGCTTATGCGATTGTTAACTTTGTTCTCACAACGTCGCGCGGTGTAAGTTCATAAGACCGCGTCCTGTCTATGACAAATTCACCCTCGTTTATGGCGAGGGTGTTTTATTCTGGTTGTCTGGCGGCGTCAAACACTATGACGTCAACGGGTCTGGCGAAGGACTACAAGACTTGGATCTTCTTGGCACGTTCTTGTTTAATTTTCTCAAAAGTGATGGTGAGCACGCCGTCTTTGAGTTCGGCCTTGACGCCTTCTTCGTTGACCGCGACGGGCAGCGCCAGGGTACGGCTAAATTCGCCCCAGTAGCATTCTTGGATATGCCAGTTCTTGACATCGGTCTCGTCGCCGCTTGATAGGGTGCCGCTGATCGTGAGGATGCCGTCCGAGATGCTGACATCTAGGTCGTTACGATCAACACCAGCCGTCCGGGCTTTGATAATAAGTTCGGTTTCTGATTCAAACACATCGACTGCCAGCTGCCCCATCAAATCATCTGCTTCGTCCTCCCAATCATCATCAGGGGTGGGCGCTGCGGTAGCCGGTGCTGCTGCGGGTGCGGCTGGTTGCGGCGCGTCATTAGCCAGATCATCATTCAAGAAAGCTGCAGTTAGCTCATCCTCAATTAACAAATCGTCGTTTTTGCGTGCCATGTTTCCTCCGCCTTTATAGGCTGATTGACAATATCATCTATTAGTATAACGGTTATGTGCGCTATAATCAAGAGTGAAAGGCGAAAAAGCGAAAAATGCCTATTGATACGCTAT harbors:
- a CDS encoding Hsp20 family protein codes for the protein MARKNDDLLIEDELTAAFLNDDLANDAPQPAAPAAAPATAAPTPDDDWEDEADDLMGQLAVDVFESETELIIKARTAGVDRNDLDVSISDGILTISGTLSSGDETDVKNWHIQECYWGEFSRTLALPVAVNEEGVKAELKDGVLTITFEKIKQERAKKIQVL